One genomic region from Coffea eugenioides isolate CCC68of unplaced genomic scaffold, Ceug_1.0 ScVebR1_115;HRSCAF=498, whole genome shotgun sequence encodes:
- the LOC113754964 gene encoding uncharacterized protein LOC113754964, with the protein MDEEITFGPRDAVPLASGNHEAIVIDVVINNYRVKKVYVDQGSAVDILFYRVFKELGLEDGQLTPVRTPLVGFTGPPINPEGMITLMVTVGQTPKCRTIPVNFVVVKQQSPYNVFLGRPALNALRAIPSSLHLSVKFPTPGGIVEVHGDPEVARACYLAVLRGHEKVVAQTTSLEP; encoded by the coding sequence ATGGATGAGGAGATCACCTTCGGACCAAGGGATGCGGTTCCCCTGGCGTCTGGAAACCACGAGGCCATCGTGATAGACGTCGTGATCAATAACTACCGGGTGAAGAAAGTGTACGTCGACCAAGGGAGCGCAGTGGACATCCTGTTTTACCGGGTGTTCAAGGAGCTCGGCTTGGAGGACGGACAGCTAACCCCGGTTCGGACACCCCTAGTGGGCTTCACCGGACCGCCCATCAATCCGGAGGGGATGATCACTCTGATGGTTACGGTAGGGCAGACGCCCAAATGCCGGACCATCCCCGTCAATTTTGTGGTGGTCAAACAACAATCCCCGTATAACGTGTTCTTGGGACGGCCTGCTTTGAATGCGCTTCGAGCTATCCCCTCGTCTCTCCACCTCAGCGTCAAATTCCCCACCCCGGGAGGAATAGTTGAGGTGCATGGAGATCCAGAGGTGGCCAGAGCTTGCTACCTGGCCGTGCTCCGGGGACATGAGAAGGTGGTCGCCCAGACGACCAGCCTGGAGCCCTAA
- the LOC113754966 gene encoding uncharacterized protein LOC113754966 → MRLQTAADVIRCKNFPMFLKGKARFWFQGLAPGSIRSFPELARQFAAQFVSSKTYSKNAAHLMAIKQKPDESLRNFMTRFNTESLQIRDKDEKVVMAAFMNGLRAEELYCKLVEKPPGGLEEFLTRTHAAAIAEEAARLKRESDREIGDRRERGNPPENKDGPAKKNVFDRLSREKAPAQPPPPEKGYTP, encoded by the coding sequence ATGCGTCTGCAAACCGCTGCGGATGTAATCCGCTGCAAAAACTTCCCCATGTTTCTAAAGGGGAAGGCCCGGTTCTGGTTCCAGGGTCTGGCACCGGGATCCATCCGGAGTTTCCCCGAGCTGGCCAGACAGTTCGCCGCCCAGTTCGTCTCCTCGAAGACTTACTCGAAAAACGCGGCTCACCTGATGGCAATCAAGCAGAAGCCGGACGAGTCCCTGAGGAATTTCATGACCCGCTTCAATACGGAGAGCTTGCAGATCAGGGACAAGGACGAAAAGGTGGTCATGGCCGCCTTTATGAACGGGCTCAGGGCGGAGGAGCTCTACTGCAAGCTCGTCGAGAAGCCTCCTGGAGGCCTAGAGGAGTTCTTGACCAGGACGCACGCCGCCGCAATTGCGGAGGAGGCTGCTCGCCTGAAGAGAGAGTCAGATCGGGAGATCGGAGATCGGAGAGAACGGGGAAACCCCCCCGAGAACAAGGACGGCCCGGCCAAGAAGAATGTTTTCGATCGGCTCTCAAGAGAGAAAGCCCCCGCGCAACCGCCGCCTCCGGAAAAAGGCTACACCCCCTAA